The following is a genomic window from Citrifermentans bemidjiense Bem.
TGGTTCAGGCTCGGGGAGGTGGGCGCGCTGCTCCTTTATGCGGGGCGACGGCAAAGGCAGGGCATCCGGCGCCAGCGCGGAAACGAAATAACCGCTGCGCGGCTTGCTGTAGATATACCCTTCCGCACAGAGTTCAAGGTAGGCGTTTTCGACGGTGTTTCGGCTGATGGAGAGCTCGGCGGCCAACTCCCGGACCGAGAGCAGCTTTGAGTGAGATGGCAGCTTCCCGGAGAGGACGCCCGCTTTCATCTGATCATAGAGTTGCGTGTACAGCGGCAGCTTGCTGTGATGGTCCAGGATGAACATAAGGCTCCAGATCCATAGGCAGAGGGTTTCCGGCAACCACGGCAGTGTAATGCAGCGGCCATATTTGCGTCAAACGCAATCTGCACCCCTCGTCGGGGCGGATCCAGCTGTAAAAGCAGGGGGCAGTACAGCAGGGAGAGGGCAAGCAGACATCCTCACCTCAACGAACCAGCAGCAGACAAAACAGAAAAAATGGAGGTTCACATGTTTTCAGAAAAACTTCTCGACGTAATTAAGCATCCAGGCGTGGCAGCCATTGCCACCCAGGGCGAAGATGGGCCGCACCTGGTGAACACCTGGAACAGCTACCTGCAGCTGCCACGGGAGGGATGCCTCCTGATTCCTGCAGGGTACATGCACCGGACCGAGGCCAACCTCGCGCGCGACAACCGCGTCCTGCTCACCGTCGGGAGCCACGAGGTGGCGGGGAAGATGGGTCCGGGAACAGGCTTCCTGCTCAAGGGGACCGCAGCCTTTGTCTCGTCCGGGCCGGACTTCGACACCATCAAGGCGAAGTACGCCTGGGCCAGGGGGGCGTTGGTAGTTGCGGTAGAGTCGGCTACCCAGACGCTCTAAAAAGCCGGGGGAACAACGGTCTGGTCCCGCAGTCCACAGACGCTGGCAGCGAGCAGACAGATAAGAGCGGACCCCCTCAGCATAAATTGAAAGCCCCCGGCAATTGCCGAGGGCTTTCAATTTCTTTACCTGCCGTACGGCAAGACTCTTTTGCCGCTAGCGCGGTACACGACTGTGGCCGGCGATCAGCCGGCTGTCAACAGTGCGACCTCGTCCAACGGCGCCGCGCCTGCCGCAAAGGCGCGCTTCCAACGTCGATGCACCCAGTACCACTGGGTCGGGTGCGCCACTACGAAATCCTCCACGTACCGGGACAACGCCTGGATGTCGCTGGTGATTCCCGCCTCGCTCTCGTCGCTGCTGAAGCGGTACTCCGGATGGAAGGTTATTACCTGCCGCCCCTCCTCACGATGGATGAAGACGGGCACCACCGCGGCTCCGCTCGCCCTGGCAATGATCACGGGAGCCTTGGAGGCCCAAGCCTGCCGCCCCATCACCTCGATGAGCACTCCTTCTTCGGGGAGGACAGCCTGGTCAGCCAGGATCCCTACCAGTTCCCCTTTCTTGAGGGCTTTCAGTATCCCCCTCAGTGCCCCCTGCTTGTCCAGGACGCGGCTGTTATAGCGCATGCGCATCCGGGTGATCATCTTCTCCAGAAAAGGATTCTTCTGGCGCCGGGCCACTACCACGCCGTCGCCGAAAATGCTCCCCAGCGCCAGCGCCATCACTTCCCAATTCCCGCAATGGCCGCTGAAGCAAACCACCCCTTTTCCTTTGCCCTTGGCGCGGTCCAGATTTTCCCGGCCGCGCAGTTCGATGACGTCCAGCACACCTTCTTCACGGCCGTGGTAGAGCCGGCTGATCTCGACCAGATTGCGACCAAGGTTCCTGAAGTTTTGGTGCGCCAGTTCTTCAACGGGTGGATTTTGAGGGTTCCAGAGGGGGTGGGCCTGCATGAAAGGAAGCGCGCGGCTGATGTTATCCACAGCCACATCGAGACGTCGCGGGAGGATCCGGGGGATGAACGCCCCTCCCCAAGCGCCGAATCGTCGGCTCAAGGATATCGGCAGGCTGCTGGCGAGGAGGGTTAGTCCATAAAAAATAGCTGACTGGAGGGCCCACCAAGCGAAAACCGGTGCAACTGCCGCGCGATTAGGTACGCGTGGTGCCTGATTACTCACAACGCTCCTCCTTGGAAGGGAGCCTGGAAGCCGACGCTTGCCAGGCGCTTGCCAAGAGGCGGGTGCTTTAATTACTGCGATTCCGGCTGCACCATAGACCATAAATCTTCAACCTACAACCGAAAAAGGTGGGGCCGTATTCGACATCACTTTGGCTGCAGTCTTTCCCGATTTGAAATAACGAAGGCCCTTGGCGCGTGCCAAGGGCCTTTTCACTGGAATCTGCTACGTCCCGCCGGTCACCCGCTGACACGAGGAGGGCCGGGTTTACGATGCTTCCAATCCCCGTGGCGAAAAGCTTTGAAAGTGCCCGCTACCACTTCTGCCGGAATGGTCAAAAACCATATCGTCAGTACGATGGCTACGATCGCCAGGATTATGAGTATTAACGTTGTCATAATGAACCTCCTGCTTTTCCCTCCTAATAAGACCTTACCATAACCCCATTCACATGAACAAGCGCGGCCGCAGTCGCAGGATAGAGCTGTTTTTCGGGGCGCCCGGACGATGTGCAGTTCGGGAATCTACGGTATGATTCCTAACTGTTCGCCCGAGGCGGGGGGCTTGGCCGCGGGCAAGGAGGCTTCATCATGCAGGACACCAAAGAGACACCGGATAAGTTGCAGCGAGACCTCGATTACCTGATGGACTGCCTCGCCGAGATGTTTTCGGGGCTTCAGGAGAAGGAACTGTCCGCCTGCCTGCCGCGAGCGGATTCCCTCGCGCCCGGCGCCGACTGCCGTTTCGTCAGGGCGTGGTCCATAGCTTTCCAGCTCCTCAGCATGGCGGAGGAGAACTTCGCCGTGCAAAGCCGCCGGGCTCTGGAAGCCGAACAAGGACTCGTGGCGGAGCCGGGGCTTTGGGGGCGGGTCCTGGAGCAGATCAAGGAGAGCGGGGTGACCGCAGAGGAGCTTGCCGCAAAGCTCGGCCAGATCCGCGTTGAGCCGGTGCTGACGGCGCACCCGACCGAGGCGAAGCGCGCCTCGGTTCTGCGGCACCTGCGTGAACTGTACCTGCTGCTGGTTAAGCGCGAGAATACCGTTTGGACTCCAGCGGAAAAGGACGACATCCGCGACGATATCGTCGCGATGCTGGAGCGCTTGTGGCGCACCGGCGAGATCCACCTGGAGAAGCCGCACGTACTGAACGAGCTCGCCAGCATGATCTACCACCTGCGCGAGATCTTTCCCAAGGCGATCCCGATCCTCGACCAGAGGATCTGCCGCGCCTGGTCCGAGGCCGGTTTAGCTGGCGCCATCTCCCCCCTCACCACCGCGCTGCCCCGGATAAGCTTCAGCACCTGGGTAGGGGGCGACCGCGACGGGCACCCGCTGGTGACGCCGGAGGTGACGGAGGCGACGCTTAAGGAACTGAGGCTCAACGCGCTCATGCTGATCCACGGCCAGCTCACCACCCTGGGGAGCAGGCTCAGCCTCTCTCGCCGGCTGATCCACCCCTCTGCAGGTCTGCAAAGACGGTTGGACCAACTCGCGGCACACTCCGGTCCAGCGGGGAGCGAAGCCCTCAGGCGCAACCCCGAAGAACCCTGGCGCCAGATGGTGAACCTGATCAAGGCAAGGCTCCCGGTCGACGTCACGGGGGAGGAGGAGATCCTATGCGGCGATCTGGGGACACGCTACTGCCACAGCGACGAACTCGCCCACGACCTGCGGCTTTTGAGGGACAGCCTGGTAGCCGCCGGGGCCTCCCGTCTCGCCTTGGCCGACGTGGTCCCGGTGCTGCGCACCGTCGAGGTCTTCGGCTTCCACCTGGCAAGCCTGGATATCCGTCAAAACAGCAGCTACCACGACAAGGCCGTGGACCAGCTGCTGGCCGCAGCCGGCATCTCCGATCACCGCTTTTCGCAATGGAGCGAGGAAAAGCGCCTCGCCTTCCTCGACCAGGAGCTTGCCTCCCCCCGCCCCTTTGTCCGCGCCGACGCGAAGCCGGGCCCCGAGGCGGAGGGGGTGCTAGGATGTTTCCGCGTCCTCGCCGCCCACATAGCCCTCTACGGCACCGATGCCATCGGTCCCCTGATCGTCA
Proteins encoded in this region:
- a CDS encoding pyridoxamine 5'-phosphate oxidase family protein, which translates into the protein MFSEKLLDVIKHPGVAAIATQGEDGPHLVNTWNSYLQLPREGCLLIPAGYMHRTEANLARDNRVLLTVGSHEVAGKMGPGTGFLLKGTAAFVSSGPDFDTIKAKYAWARGALVVAVESATQTL
- a CDS encoding lysophospholipid acyltransferase family protein, translated to MSNQAPRVPNRAAVAPVFAWWALQSAIFYGLTLLASSLPISLSRRFGAWGGAFIPRILPRRLDVAVDNISRALPFMQAHPLWNPQNPPVEELAHQNFRNLGRNLVEISRLYHGREEGVLDVIELRGRENLDRAKGKGKGVVCFSGHCGNWEVMALALGSIFGDGVVVARRQKNPFLEKMITRMRMRYNSRVLDKQGALRGILKALKKGELVGILADQAVLPEEGVLIEVMGRQAWASKAPVIIARASGAAVVPVFIHREEGRQVITFHPEYRFSSDESEAGITSDIQALSRYVEDFVVAHPTQWYWVHRRWKRAFAAGAAPLDEVALLTAG
- a CDS encoding phosphoenolpyruvate carboxylase, whose product is MQDTKETPDKLQRDLDYLMDCLAEMFSGLQEKELSACLPRADSLAPGADCRFVRAWSIAFQLLSMAEENFAVQSRRALEAEQGLVAEPGLWGRVLEQIKESGVTAEELAAKLGQIRVEPVLTAHPTEAKRASVLRHLRELYLLLVKRENTVWTPAEKDDIRDDIVAMLERLWRTGEIHLEKPHVLNELASMIYHLREIFPKAIPILDQRICRAWSEAGLAGAISPLTTALPRISFSTWVGGDRDGHPLVTPEVTEATLKELRLNALMLIHGQLTTLGSRLSLSRRLIHPSAGLQRRLDQLAAHSGPAGSEALRRNPEEPWRQMVNLIKARLPVDVTGEEEILCGDLGTRYCHSDELAHDLRLLRDSLVAAGASRLALADVVPVLRTVEVFGFHLASLDIRQNSSYHDKAVDQLLAAAGISDHRFSQWSEEKRLAFLDQELASPRPFVRADAKPGPEAEGVLGCFRVLAAHIALYGTDAIGPLIVSMTRSVSDLLVVYLLAREAGLTAAGEGGAVCLLPVVPLFETIDDLRGSSAILEAFLVHPATRRTLAHLHGDQPVQQVMVGYSDSNKDGGILASLWSLYRGQEAMLETARRLGVRLRFFHGRGGTISRGAGPTSRFLRGLPEGSTGGDLRLTEQGEVISQKYSNPLNAAYNLELLLAGTAVVTLPPRQPAIPKERLESLMDRLAQRSRFAYEQLLAEPGFIKFFRQATPIDVIECSSIGSRPARRSRSATLSDLRAIPWVFSWSQARYFLSGWYGVGSALEELLNEDERSFRELAGHSQSWTALHYIISNTATSIATADLQIMQAYAGLVLDQTVRDPIFALLKGEYLRTTRILEEIYGGALAERRASVYTSLARREGALKVLHDRQIDLLRQWRRPETQQNRAQCEELLFWLLETVNAIAAGLGTTG